The nucleotide window CATCCATATCAAAGACATTCATCTCAAATGAACACATTACCAGCCACGCAAAGCCTGATGACCCCAACCATGAGGTTCCCTTTTAGAAAGCCCTGGTGACCCAGATAAATGACTGCGTGACCTGGCTTTTCCCTTCCCAAGCTTTCATTCCCACTCTTCTGTCTTAAATTCCCCCATTCAGAATGAATCTACGAAGCCATAGGCAGCCTGCCCTTGACCCCAGTAAAGGCAGAACCCCGGCTCTGCACACGCTTTCTCTCTAGTTCTATCTATGATGTCACTGTGTGGCACCTGGTGTGCTGTGTACTCTCCAGAACCTGAGTAATACACCTTGGTTTTTCCAAGTTCCCTGATGGTTATTGCTGAGGTGTGTCTTGCAATcataataaaaaccacaaaaacaggGCCAGCCACAACACTGACTCCAATGGGGAACCGTCTTTGTGGATTTGCCCCAGGCAGTCTGGGTCCAGGTGAAAGATTGatctaaaacaaaaatgcagatcaaaattacaatgagctAGCAGTATGCATGTAtcggaatggctaaaagtaaaaaagaaaaaacagtgacAATACTAAATAACTAGCTAAGATGCAGAGACACTTAATCCCTTATATATTGCTGATGGGAAAGTAAAggggtacagccactctggaaaagagtgcGACAGTTTCCCACAAAATGAAATGTGCGATTACCATATATCTCAGCAGTTGCACTCCTAGGCATTGATCCCAGACGAATCAAAACTTCCATTTGTACAAAAACTTATACATGGATGTTAACAGTAGCTTTACTTGTAATAACCTAAAGCTGGAAATAATacagatgtccttcaatgggtaAATGGTTTAACTAACTCTGATGCATCCAGACCACAGAATCCTACTTTGCTTCAGAAAGGAatgaagtggggcgcctgggtggctcagtgggttaaagcctctgccttcggctcaggtcatgatcccagggtcctgggatcaagccccgcgtcgggctctctgctccgcagggagcctgcttcctcccctctctctctctgcctgcctctctgcctatttgtgatttctgtatctctgtcaaataaataaaatcttaaaaaaaaaaaagaaaggaatgaagtattgatacataACAACTTGAGTGGATCTTAAGGGCATTAggcttaatgaaaaaaaaaatctcaaaagattacatactatatgattccatttatataagatccttgaaatgataaaactatagagatggaaaatagatcagtgattgccagggtGCAGGGAAgaaggtatgtgtgtgtgattataCAGGTGGAGTTCTAGGAAATTACTCTATGGTGATGGAACAGTTCTATGTCATAAGGGTAATGGGGGCCATTCAAATCTGTATATGAGATCAAattgcatgtatacacacacatctacacacaATGAGTGTGCATTAAATGGTGAAAACTGAGTAAGGCCTATAGTCTAACAGTATTGCACCAGTGTCAGGTTCCTGTTTTGATACTGTACTCAATTTTACAAGATGTCACTATCATGGGAAGCTGGGTAAAGGGTCCAATGGGTCCAGCATCCTGTGAatcattgcaaaataaaaagtatttaaaaaatttatcatgtatttttaaacttacaagccacacatttttccttaaattaaaagGCTGATTTTTCTTAATTGTTACTTTTTCCAGATATAGTCATATACTATAAAATTTGccagttatggggcacctgggtggctcagtcggttaagcgtctgcctttggctcaggtcatgatctcagggttctgagtttgagccctgtatcaggttccctgctcactggggagtctgcttctccctctccctctgcctgccactccccctacttgtgctctctctctctttctctgtccatataaataaataaaatcttaaaaactaaaaaaacaaaatcggccagtttaaagtgtacagtgtGGTGGGTTTTAGTTACTCACAAGGTAGCATAACCATCATCACTATCCAATTCCACaaaattttcatcatccccaaaagaaactccatacccattagcagtcactccccactcCCTGATAACCACCAATcgactttatttctctctctgtctctttatctctatatttgcatattctggacatttcatagaagTGGAATTATGTAATACACAACCTGTGTTTCTGGCTTCCttcaattagcataatgtttgcaaggttcttccatgttgtggcatgtatcagtatttcattcctccTATGattgaatattattccattgtacaggtataccacactttgtttatctatccatcaattgatggacttttgggttgttttcatttttctgcaattataaataattgcATATGATCATccatgtacaaatttttgtgtgatgATGTACTTTCAATTTTGGGTGTTTGTACATAGGAGtgggactgctgggtcatatgataactccttgtttaactttttgagggaactGCCAACTTGTATACCAAaggggctgcaccattttacattcctaacaGCAGTGCctgagggttctaatttctccatatccctCAATAATACTTGTTACTGTCTGTCTTTTTTCATTATCCTAGTGAGTGTGAAatggtttctcattgtggttttgatttgcatttccctaatgattaataatTTTGAGCACCTTCTCGATTGTAAATCTTATTTGGAGGGATgcctattcaaattctttgctcattttaaaaaagatttatctatttttagagaaagagtatgagcgAGAGAGAGTATGCATCTGCCTGCgagttggcgggggggggggggggcagcggaagggggcagggacagagggagagaatctccaagcgGACTTCCCACTGAGCGCGATCACGGAGCCCACCCCATCTGGAGACTGATCTCCCAACCCACGATATCACAATCTGAGCAGAAACCTAGAGTCACACACCTAACTACCACtgggtgactgagccacccaagtgcctgcCTTTGCTCACTTTTACCTGTGCTGCCTTTTTGTCTtcgagttgtaagagttctttttatattctgtatgCTAGACTCTTATCAGGCACATGATTTGCaaatttctcctcttctgtgctttgattttcactttcttgatcgTTTTCTTTGAAGCATAAAAGTGtttaattttaggggcgcctgggtggctcagtgggtggctctctgccgttggctcaggtcatgatcctgggatcctggaatcgagccccgcgtctggctctccactcagcagggagcctgcttcctcctctctctctctgcctgcctctctgcctacttgtgatctgtcaagtaaataaataaaatctttaccaaaaaagtatttaattttaatgaagtccaacttaccTATTTCATCATTTGTTGTTTGGGCATTTGTGTCTTATCTAAGAacccattgccaaatccaagacCAGCAAACTTTACTCATAAGTTTTCTTCGAATAGTTTTCTAGTTGTAGCTCTcattttaggtctttgatccattttgagttaaattttgtgtatggtatgaggtagcgttccaccttcattcttttccatatgAATATCCAGTAGTCCCTGCATCAtatattgaaaagactattctttccccttATTGAATTGCCTTGGTTTCCTTGGCAAAAACAATTGGCCATACGTGTATGGGTTTGTTTGTGGATTCCCAATTCCAGTTTATTgatataaaaagtttttttaatgaataaattattttccctGAAGTCTAACCTTGATCTAACCCTGAGTAGAATCCATGTCACTTTGTCCACAGTTATGAACTAATTTAAGTGGGGTACCATGGGTCCTTATTTAGGAAAATGAAGCTGATTAATGGGTCTCCAGGAAATGAAGAATGGGAGGTGTGGTGGTTGATGTATTAGAAAGAACTTTGGATTAGAATTAgcaagacctgggtttgaatgcTACTTCTATCCAAAGCtatgtgactgtgggcaagttacttaacttttttgAGTTTTAgcttctgtgaaatgaggattACAGCAATTTCACGGGGTTGGCGTTGGCATTAAGAGACAAAGATTGTAAAAATGACGGCATAATCCCTATTACACAGTAGATATTCGATATAAAGTAGACTCAGTCCATGCATGGTCTTGTGGCTCCCTTCCTTCTGACGCAGGATGGTTATGTGGGGTTAGGAGAgatggatgactcagtgggtatCTATGCCAATTCTCACAGTTTTGCTCCTGTCTCCTACACTGTGTAGCAGTTCTGGTTCCTCTTCTCACCTTTTCTGTCAGAGGAAGTATAAAGGATGggtaaagaaggggaaaatggctCTCCACAGACCACCTTCCTGAGCAGGTTTGAGGGAAGACCAGTAGTGAACCACAGTAATTAGAAACTAGTCATAGCCTGTTTTATGtatctagaactttttttttcaaaattttaaatttaatttctagtaagttaacatatagtgtaatgttagtttcaggagtagaccTTTATTTTTATAGACAGCATAACTACATGCAAAAGTTTTGCCAGTGTAGAACTGGGTCACAACTAAGGGAATCCTTTCTGCTTGGATCAGGAACTCCAGGTCAGGTCTCTGGTTTACGTTGTTGTATTTCCCAAACtgtaaggaggaagaggaaacaaaccATTCCTGTTCTAAACAAGTCTTCTAAGCCTAAAGCTACATAGTATGGTGTCACTAAGGCTTGGGAGAAAGAAGCAGTGGTGTTCTTTGTCTTCTAATTCCTTTGATCAGAGAGCTGGTTGGAGTCATGGGGCAGAAAAGATCTGCGGATTCACAAGAGTCTGCTTTCTAAAGTTGGTTGTTCCctactcttcctctgcccctctggttCTTTCCACCAAGTGAGATCCATTAAGTACTTGCTGGCTTGTTTGGCCTTTCTCATGCCTAAGATCCTCCTCTCTGCCCAAATTCTTCCTCCTGGGTAGCCCTATCTGAATCCCTCAATGTTCTAGGAGTTTAGTAATGGGGGGGATCTAGTTCCTGTTATATGATTATCAGCTCCTGGGTCTCAGGAAGGCCATACTGAACTTTGTGCTGGTCAAACAACTTGCGCAGGGCACTGATATAGAGTGCATGGTACTTGTCCACAGTCGTCTCGTCTGGCCTCTTAATCTTGGGGATTGGCAGGGGTTCCCCGActatggggaaggagaagaaacaagcatcagagcctcccctccccaactcaaGTTACCCATCCCTCAGAAGGAGCCACATACTGAAACTCAGTATCCgtgtcccctcctcttcctttgttctttccctgTGCTCTAGCTCCATCTCATCCCATATTCTGCAAATATCTAATCTCATCCATGCTGAAGAGAATGAGAACAAGCTCAGAAGAGTGATGGGAAGGAATGTTTGTGAATAAAGATGCTCTCATGGCAACTATTAAAAGGCCACAACTATTATCTGTTCAGTTGTCCTGCCCACTCTGCCCTCAGTCATACCCCTTGGAATTCCCACTGCCCATCCCAGCTGTTTGCTGGGCCTCGGGGACTTGATGGATGACCTGGGTGGGGGGAATCAACAACAAAGGTGGTCGTAGGTATTGGAAAGCTTACCAACAGTAGTAATGGGCCGGTTGAAAGGAAGGAAGCCCCAGGATTCTTGAGTGAGGCCCCGGCCATGGAAGGTACAAAAACTTAGTCCCAGGATTTTTTTGAACGTGGCCTGGAAGGTTTTTTGGAAGAACCGTATCCATGTGCCTTCAGGGAAAATCTCTTGATTGTGAACCTCATTCTCTCCAAAGGAATAGGAAGGGACAAGATACGCTCTGCAAAGAAAGGAGCAGAGTATTAACTCTCTGAGGGAGCTCCCCCCAGCAAAACCCTCTCCAAGGTATGAAACCTTCTAATCTCCCCATTATAGAACAAGAACCCAAGCACCCAAACATCTTCAGCTTTGTGTCTCACTCTTGCCATGCCCCACCCTTCCAACTGAACCCTTCACGGGGAACTGCTGCACCTTGTCCtctgataggaaaaaaataatcttaggCAATCTGTTTTCATTGCTCCTAGCATCCAGAATGATCTTCCTAAACTGTGTATCTGGAcatgtcattctttttaaaactcttccagATCCTCACTCTGTATTGTGCTGCTTACCATGGCTTTTGTGCTCTAGCTTTTGTGCTAgcttcccctctccccgcccctttCTTGCAATCTGCTTAACCATACTAAGTGTGCCAAGCTGTTTCTTGTCTACGCTTCTTCGTACATTCTGCTCCCTCTGCCGGAAAtgccttccttctgtcttcacatggctaATTCTATTTTGCCCTTCAATGCTCAGCTCCAATTTCAATCTCTTGAAGAAACCTTTTTTTGACTGCCTCCAACTCCCTCCCCCACAATATGAATTAGGTACCCTTCAACTTATCTTTCTCCACACTAACAATAGTCTAACTCAGTTATTACGGTTACCTCCTTACCTGTCTGACTCCCTAGTTGTCTGTCAAGCTGATCAAAGATGGGAAATTTGTCATTCATCTTTGGATCTCTAGGTCCTCACATAGTGCCTCCTATGTTGTATGTCCCCtgaattctttctcccttttagCCTGACTGGCAACTCCTACTAATATTTTAGCTCACAATTCAGATGTCTATCACTTATGAAACTTCTACCTTGAGAGTAAAAATGTTTCCATCAGTTGTTGTTCCCGTAGGACTTTGTACATAACTCTATTACAGCACATCATTCattcgacaaatatttattgagccctttctATGCACCAGCCCTGGTTTAAGCCCTAAGGACAtgtcagtgaacaaaatagataaaaaaaaaaatctcttacagTTTTTCTTGAGGGAggacagacaataaacaataataacaaataaacaaaaaaaccagatatataaataagtaaaatcagtgATATATAAGAAGGTGATAAAtgcaacaggaaaaaatagaGCAAGATGATCAGGGTAGACCTTATTGAGAAAAAACATTTGAGCAAATACCTGGAGGAAGTAAAGGAATGAGGCAAGCAGTTATTTGGAGGAATAGTGTTCCAGGAAGTGGGGACAGCTAGAGCAAAGAGCTTAAGGCAGGAGCCTGTGGCTTGTTTGAGGGCCAGCAAGAAGTCCACTGTAGCTCTACTAGAGTGAACGAGGAGGAGAGCAGTGGGTGATGAGGGGTAGCTAAGGACCAGATTATTTACGGCTTTGCAGGCCCCCATAAAGACTTTGGCTTTTGCCCAGATTGAAATGGGAGCCTTTGGAGCATTTGGAGTAGTGACATAATCTCACGTTTAATGGGATCATCTTAGCTACGGTTGAGAATAGATTCTAGGATGTGAAGGCAGGTAGAGCAGTTAGGAGACTGTAATAATCCAAGGGATATATGGTGCTAGTTTAAACTGTGGGGGCTTGTAGTTGAGAGGATAAGTGGTTGGCTTCTGGACATGTTTTGTAATTACATGTGTGCACTTCTGTTGTTTCCATGGGACTGTCAGTTTCTTAAAGGCAAGGACcgggtattatttatttttatatcctcaaTGCCTAGTACTATGCCTAACACACAGAGGTGTTCAATAACTGCTGAATGAATGCATTCTAGTTTTCAAACCAGATTATATgctctttggggaaaataatcaTGTCTTACTTATTTTTGCAATCCCCACAGCCTCAAGCCCAGTGCCTTCCCTGCGCTGAGTATGTTTTCTGGGCCTCTCAGTTAGTGGGTTGATATACATTAAAGCTCTGTTTCCCCAGATCCCTAGCTAACTAGGCTAATGGGCAGAAGGTAAAGGTCTTTTcctactgttctttctccaacttcaATTAAAAGAAGTGGCTACAAATGTATCTGGAGCCCCAAATACAATTAAGACACAGTgtgaaggagcagaaggaagaaaccAGAGTAAAAAGAGAGCCCTTTCTAACAGGTTTAGGGCACAAGAACCTGGGGACCCACCCTGTCTTCAGTGCCAACTTCACGAAACCTTTCCGTTCTTTAAGGTAGATGGTAGAGGCGCCTGGCCGGCACAAGAGGGCTTCAGCAGCTCCACCCACCACAATAACCACAGCGTTGCCTGAGGCTTTCTGGGTCAGCAAATACTTCAAGGCCAAGCCACTCACTGGACACACACCTGTGAAACCAAAGAGTCAAGTGGTATAGCAAACTTCGTACGTGAGATTGGGGAAAGGGGTTCCTCTGGGCTCTTCATGCTGGAGACAGTTCTGTTTCCTGACTACTGTTGTTTCCACTCTTCTGTCTTTGACCTCCACTTCCTGGGTTTGCGCTATCCTGAGGTTGGTCCTTAGGGTCAGCTGCTTGCCTTGTGGAAGGGTCTGTGATATTACAATTGCACCTACATTGagttcctctgcctgctgcctcttAGATCAATAGTATCTACTCTCCCCAGTCTTACAGCTCTGGAAACTGTCcagaggtctctctctctcaggggtGATCAGGACTAGCCACTAGCCACCACTGACCTTCTGCTTTCCACTTTGGCTTTGATCCTGGACTCCAgccttctgcttctttttctgaAAGGATTTCTGGCAACTCTCATAACTGCCTATAAATTATCTTACTGGCTAACTAAATCCTACCACCCATATCTTAGATAGAATATGCTGCGTGGCTGCATACTCTTATTACTGGCCCAGTGTGTTCTGGACTCATTTTCTACTAAGTCTTCTTCCAGCAGGATGTGAGATGTGGACTGTCAGGGCTTATTGGGGTTGGAGCTCTGAGGTGGGTCAGAGAATGGAATGATTTCTTATACTCACTCACCCAATGACATCACATAGTCTCGCACAATTGGGATCCAGAAGATCCATTCCAAGGTTCCTACAGAAGGAGTGATGGCTGGGAAAATCCGAGCAAAACCAGTGGCCTCAGTAGCGAAGTTGATGAACACACCATAAGAGACAATGCCATGGGGGTGATTGGCAATGATATAGTTGTGTTTGGGAGAGAGATTGTGAGTCTTCACCAGCTGTTAGAGGGAGATTAAGTCAGGGTGGCAgataggaagaaggaagagaggactTGTACAAGCAGGTATCCTGTGTTTCCCTTGGGGAACCCCAGATCCCTGTTCTTTGAGATATCTTCATTGTCATAGGATTGCCAGGGGTTATGATGCTCAGAGAGGCTGACCTGGGTTTGCCACTGTGAAGACAGGCTgtaatctctccatctccccacctgcTCATCCATCTTGGATGTCTAACCTGCATTACGCTTCTGGGCCTTCACTTTCACTGTTGGTCACTAAAGCCTTTGAAAACATGGAGCTGAGAGGGGAGAGTCTGGGCAACAAGAACCAAGGGCACTAAAAGGAAGGGGAGTTACCtttattgggaaataattttgaaagtacTTCCAGAGGGTCCAATTTCGTACCCAAGCTGAACGCCTACCACCTGTGGgtacagaagggaaggaaagagcagGTGAGATACTGCCAATCCCTCAAACCTCTTCCAGAGGTGGAGGGTTCTTCTTATAGCCCTTGGGTCAGAGAAGAGGTCCCCTTTACACACTTCCATATTTCTAGATAGGTACTGTCTCTGAATCCAACCCCCAAGAAGATCTAGAAGGCCCCTGATCCCCTGTAGCCAGCCAGGAAGGTGatagaaagatattccaagtTTGGGAGCACCTGTCTTAAAACCTCTTAATCCTTCTTGGGAAAACTGGGAGAGATCTCTGTTCCTTGCTAAGCTTtggtctcctctctccttctccttccctctacctctaattgtttctttccatctttcctgcCCTCTACCttcttacttcttttcctttccctttccttctgtcctcttcccaccccttctctctctgcctctcccactctctccctccatttctctctccctgtggttCCATCCTCAGCACACACAGGGACCACCACTCTTCCTCGGTTTCTTACCTTGACTGTGGGTGTTCCAATCATAGGCGAGCCAGGCTAAGGCAAGCACAGACAAGATCCAATATTTAGTGAACACCAGAAAGTAGGGTATAAGCAAAATAGGAATCGCTCCTGAGGGGACACAAAGGTTCAGtttccttcagtttccttcaAGTTTAATATAATTCTAACTCCCATCTCTGCTCTATACTGAAGGAGCAGATCAAGGCTGATGTGAgacccttctctcctttttccctcacAACCCCTCCCAACTCTGCTATAGTCCAGGCCCACCTCGGAGTCCCTCAGCCTTAGTCCCTTTGGTGGCTGAGATCTTAACTGAGGAAATGGCATTCTCAGAGCAGGCCCTCAGCTGGGGTCAAATGACAGCACTACTTGGCAAGTGGCTTGGCAAGAACAGCTCCTGGAAGCAGTGACTGACATCCCCATTCTGGAACTTCAGGAATTCTTTTCTAAAAGCTTGACCCTCCTTTGTTTGTGGAACTGCTAAGTCAGTACATACCAGCAGAGAGGGCTGCCTGCAATATTACAGGCTGCTTGATGCCGAGAAGAAAACACGTATTTAGAAAGTGCTTTACTAGGTTCAGTTTTGTCACATTCAAAAAGTCTCAAAAATCCAGAAGGGGGAATATTATCTCTGTTAGCAAAGGGCCATAGTAGGCTTTGAAATGTAAACTTGATACATCTCACAGCAGTGGgaattaaattccattttaaaatctgcattcatggggtgcctgggtggctcagtcattgggcgtctgccttcggctcaggtcatgatcccagggtcctgggatcgagccccgcattgggctctctgctcagtgggaagcctgcttctccctctcccactcctcctgctcatgttccctctctcactgtgtctctctctgtcaaatgaataaataaaatcttaaaaaaaagaaaatctgcattCATGAGAAAAAGGGGCTAAATACACatattgtgaaagaaaaaagacccagCTAAGGGAATGACTTCTTGGGCTGGGTAACCACATCATGGTAGATAAAATttccagagaagggaaagaaactcaAGAGTTACTTAGCAGTGGGTTTGACT belongs to Lutra lutra chromosome X, mLutLut1.2, whole genome shotgun sequence and includes:
- the DGAT2L6 gene encoding diacylglycerol O-acyltransferase 2-like protein 6 isoform X3, giving the protein MAFLSRLDLQECLQTLSVLQWLPVYVFLGAIPILLIPYFLVFTKYWILSVLALAWLAYDWNTHSQGGRRSAWVRNWTLWKYFQNYFPIKLVKTHNLSPKHNYIIANHPHGIVSYGVFINFATEATGFARIFPAITPSVGTLEWIFWIPIVRDYVMSLGVCPVSGLALKYLLTQKASGNAVVIVVGGAAEALLCRPGASTIYLKERKGFVKLALKTGAYLVPSYSFGENEVHNQEIFPEGTWIRFFQKTFQATFKKILGLSFCTFHGRGLTQESWGFLPFNRPITTVVWEIQQRKPET
- the DGAT2L6 gene encoding diacylglycerol O-acyltransferase 2-like protein 6 isoform X2, which encodes MAFLSRLDLQECLQTLSVLQWLPVYVFLAWLAYDWNTHSQGGRRSAWVRNWTLWKYFQNYFPIKLVKTHNLSPKHNYIIANHPHGIVSYGVFINFATEATGFARIFPAITPSVGTLEWIFWIPIVRDYVMSLGVCPVSGLALKYLLTQKASGNAVVIVVGGAAEALLCRPGASTIYLKERKGFVKLALKTGAYLVPSYSFGENEVHNQEIFPEGTWIRFFQKTFQATFKKILGLSFCTFHGRGLTQESWGFLPFNRPITTVVGEPLPIPKIKRPDETTVDKYHALYISALRKLFDQHKVQYGLPETQELIII
- the DGAT2L6 gene encoding diacylglycerol O-acyltransferase 2-like protein 6 isoform X1, translating into MAFLSRLDLQECLQTLSVLQWLPVYVFLGAIPILLIPYFLVFTKYWILSVLALAWLAYDWNTHSQGGRRSAWVRNWTLWKYFQNYFPIKLVKTHNLSPKHNYIIANHPHGIVSYGVFINFATEATGFARIFPAITPSVGTLEWIFWIPIVRDYVMSLGVCPVSGLALKYLLTQKASGNAVVIVVGGAAEALLCRPGASTIYLKERKGFVKLALKTGAYLVPSYSFGENEVHNQEIFPEGTWIRFFQKTFQATFKKILGLSFCTFHGRGLTQESWGFLPFNRPITTVVGEPLPIPKIKRPDETTVDKYHALYISALRKLFDQHKVQYGLPETQELIII